One window of Pseudacidobacterium ailaaui genomic DNA carries:
- a CDS encoding LacI family DNA-binding transcriptional regulator codes for MIKPGSHPTLADVARKAGVGTTTVSRVINGGHRVSPRTLKRVRAVIEQLGYMPNQAARILKGERTKTIGLVVPSIADPFFSSCAEAAQEIARVHDSLLIVTVTNNDPHVEMENLNVLMRHRTDGLLLAPANYQSDALAEYLGRISTPVVTFDRPVPKTGIPSVVADNYNGARIATEHLISHGYKRILCLGGEPTLYTLRERLRGYRHAVEEHGLTPIIDMSVKDYKSAEYAIESHLATAQPPEAIFTLKNSTTIYAFETLQKLKVAIPKSVALLGFDDFELAATLRPSISVIQQPIEDLGRIAAEMLFEQLLPAKKGKHPTAKKRQDQVKLETKLVLRHSCGCNPVPEPAA; via the coding sequence ATGATAAAACCAGGCTCGCATCCAACGCTCGCCGATGTGGCGCGCAAAGCCGGGGTCGGCACAACCACTGTCTCGCGCGTGATCAATGGCGGACACCGGGTCAGTCCCCGAACGCTGAAACGTGTCCGCGCAGTGATTGAGCAGCTCGGATATATGCCCAACCAGGCGGCGCGCATCCTGAAAGGCGAACGCACCAAAACGATTGGGCTTGTCGTGCCGAGTATTGCGGACCCCTTTTTTTCAAGCTGTGCTGAAGCGGCGCAGGAGATCGCCCGGGTCCATGATTCGTTGCTGATTGTTACGGTCACGAACAATGATCCGCATGTGGAAATGGAAAACCTGAATGTGCTGATGCGGCACCGGACCGACGGCCTGTTGCTGGCCCCGGCCAACTACCAGAGTGACGCTCTGGCTGAATATCTAGGGCGGATTTCGACCCCGGTGGTCACCTTTGACCGTCCTGTGCCGAAAACGGGGATTCCCAGCGTGGTGGCTGATAACTACAATGGCGCGCGCATTGCCACCGAGCACCTCATCAGCCATGGCTATAAGCGGATCCTGTGCCTGGGCGGAGAGCCGACCCTTTATACGCTGCGGGAACGCCTGCGCGGATATCGCCATGCGGTTGAGGAGCACGGCCTGACGCCGATTATTGATATGTCGGTAAAGGACTACAAGTCGGCAGAATATGCCATCGAAAGCCACCTGGCTACGGCACAACCGCCGGAGGCCATTTTTACTCTGAAAAACAGCACAACCATCTACGCGTTTGAGACCCTGCAAAAGCTGAAAGTAGCCATTCCTAAAAGCGTGGCCCTGCTGGGCTTTGACGATTTCGAGCTGGCCGCCACGCTCCGGCCCTCGATCAGTGTCATCCAGCAGCCGATTGAAGACCTGGGGCGCATTGCCGCCGAGATGCTGTTTGAACAGCTATTGCCTGCCAAGAAGGGCAAACATCCAACTGCAAAAAAGCGTCAGGACCAGGTAAAGCTTGAAACGAAGCTGGTGCTTCGCCATTCCTGTGGGTGCAATCCGGTGCCAGAGCCAGCTGCCTGA
- a CDS encoding fused MFS/spermidine synthase yields MALLTFLYAVAVFLSAFLLFVVQPMAARQLLPVLGGSAAVWTTCLVFFQTVLLLGYLYADQVATRLAPKRQAMVHVVVLASALAGLGIRIHPSPWAATWHPFLTIFVLLALIVGVPYFALSATTPLLQAWHVLSFRSEMPYRMFAYSNAGALLALVLYPVLIEPYLSLHLQTRCWSAGFFLFAVLCGGIAWSVRHTLPVRATGPMDKECIPLRRKLLWVSLPCCSSLLLCAFTSQLSQNIAAIPLLWIPPLSMYLLTFILAFHSPRAYPRWLMLRLTACTLGVLGYVAYGTKTTWPVQVLVPLYCISLFVICFFLHGELYRMRPTAETATRFYLALSLGSAIGAMFAGVAAPVFFRANYELVVGLALTSALALVVTWNFGLGARLFWTAAVLALVWVGAVQARVWQQDTIAQLRSFYGILRVTQTHWPPRAEITRTLYHGTIQHGTQMFGNGLRMQPASYYAPDSGVGLALRFCCSGRPKRVGVVGLGTGTLAVYGQPEDSFRFYEIDPLVERLARELFTYLRETPARVDVVPGDARYSLNVDRGAPFDVLVLDAFSGDAVPVHLLTTQALSLYQKHLTPDGILAFHISSQYLNLEPVLAREAQQARLHAVTVFSSAEESSGIFAAEWVLLTRNERFLAQPEVARASRPAQIQKNVRLWTDDYASVLPILKWGPHTR; encoded by the coding sequence ATGGCCCTGCTCACATTTCTCTATGCCGTTGCGGTTTTCCTGAGCGCATTTCTGCTTTTTGTGGTGCAGCCCATGGCGGCCAGGCAGCTTCTTCCGGTGCTGGGTGGATCGGCGGCGGTCTGGACAACCTGTCTGGTGTTTTTTCAAACCGTCCTTCTGCTTGGCTACCTTTATGCGGACCAGGTGGCCACGCGGCTCGCGCCCAAAAGACAGGCAATGGTGCATGTGGTTGTCTTGGCGTCTGCACTGGCAGGTCTGGGAATCCGAATCCATCCCAGCCCGTGGGCGGCCACATGGCACCCGTTTCTTACGATCTTTGTTCTGCTGGCACTCATCGTGGGAGTGCCCTATTTTGCCCTCTCGGCCACAACTCCGCTGCTTCAGGCATGGCATGTGCTCAGTTTCCGCAGTGAGATGCCGTACCGGATGTTTGCTTATTCCAATGCGGGAGCATTGCTGGCACTCGTGCTCTACCCTGTGCTGATCGAGCCGTACCTGAGTCTTCATCTTCAGACCCGCTGCTGGTCTGCGGGTTTCTTCCTGTTCGCCGTACTGTGTGGCGGTATTGCCTGGAGTGTGCGTCATACCTTGCCGGTCCGTGCAACCGGGCCGATGGACAAAGAATGCATCCCTCTGCGACGGAAGCTACTGTGGGTCTCTCTGCCGTGCTGTTCTTCGTTGTTGCTATGCGCCTTCACCAGCCAGTTGAGTCAGAACATTGCTGCCATCCCGCTGCTTTGGATCCCGCCGCTGTCGATGTATCTGCTGACTTTCATTCTGGCCTTCCACTCACCACGCGCCTACCCGCGGTGGTTGATGCTGCGACTGACGGCTTGTACGCTTGGGGTCCTGGGATATGTGGCCTACGGAACAAAGACGACATGGCCAGTCCAGGTACTGGTTCCGCTCTATTGCATTTCTTTGTTTGTCATCTGCTTTTTCCTACATGGGGAGCTGTACAGGATGCGGCCGACGGCCGAGACGGCCACCCGGTTTTATCTGGCCCTCTCTCTGGGGTCTGCCATCGGGGCCATGTTTGCCGGAGTGGCCGCACCTGTTTTCTTCCGCGCCAACTATGAGCTGGTGGTTGGGCTGGCGCTGACCTCCGCTCTTGCCCTGGTGGTTACCTGGAATTTTGGCCTGGGTGCGCGCCTTTTCTGGACAGCAGCGGTGCTGGCCCTGGTATGGGTGGGTGCAGTGCAGGCGCGTGTGTGGCAGCAGGACACCATTGCGCAACTGCGCAGCTTTTATGGAATTCTTCGTGTGACCCAGACCCACTGGCCGCCCCGGGCCGAGATCACGCGAACTTTGTATCATGGGACCATCCAGCATGGGACCCAGATGTTTGGCAATGGTCTGCGTATGCAGCCCGCCTCTTATTACGCCCCTGACTCAGGGGTCGGGCTGGCGTTGCGTTTCTGCTGCTCAGGACGGCCGAAGCGGGTGGGCGTAGTTGGCCTGGGAACGGGTACGCTTGCGGTCTATGGCCAGCCTGAGGACTCATTCCGTTTTTATGAAATTGACCCACTGGTAGAGCGGCTGGCGCGCGAGCTGTTCACGTATCTGCGCGAGACCCCGGCCCGGGTCGATGTTGTTCCTGGAGATGCGCGGTACTCTCTGAACGTGGACCGCGGGGCCCCGTTTGATGTTCTGGTGCTCGACGCCTTCTCCGGGGACGCGGTGCCGGTGCATCTTCTCACCACGCAAGCGCTATCCCTGTATCAAAAGCATTTGACGCCGGATGGCATTCTGGCCTTCCACATATCGAGCCAGTATCTGAATCTGGAGCCAGTGCTGGCGCGCGAGGCGCAGCAGGCAAGGCTGCACGCGGTCACCGTCTTTTCCTCAGCAGAAGAATCTTCAGGAATCTTTGCTGCGGAATGGGTCTTGCTCACGCGCAATGAGCGTTTTCTGGCCCAGCCCGAGGTCGCGCGCGCCTCTCGCCCTGCACAGATACAAAAGAACGTAAGACTCTGGACGGACGATTATGCCAGCGTGTTGCCGATTCTGAAATGGGGACCGCACACCCGCTGA
- a CDS encoding CDGSH iron-sulfur domain-containing protein: MPENEVKITVRPNGPFRVEGPVKLMDADGKEWDLSGRPAFSLCRCGGSTNKPFCDGTHSRIGFQAAEAAVAKAEAEK; the protein is encoded by the coding sequence ATGCCAGAAAACGAAGTCAAGATTACTGTCCGTCCGAATGGGCCATTTCGAGTGGAAGGCCCGGTAAAGCTGATGGATGCAGATGGAAAAGAATGGGACCTTTCGGGAAGACCAGCCTTTTCCCTTTGCCGCTGTGGCGGATCGACCAACAAGCCGTTCTGCGATGGCACCCATTCGAGGATCGGATTTCAGGCGGCCGAGGCCGCTGTGGCCAAAGCAGAAGCAGAGAAATAG
- a CDS encoding tetratricopeptide repeat protein, translating into MKKVVFASVLAVTAGAAPLVPAALALDDGQSQGAQQGQTITIKDPAEYNAYTNAMGQSSPAAKAAAIEQFLQQYPNSVVKEEMLEQLMAAYQQTGDANKTLDAAKRLLAVNPNNLRALFFVAYIEKQTANGDQSKLDDAAAKAQAGLNAPKPASMSDADYQKLKATTTPVFEDIIGADDVAKKDYKGAIDAYTAELKAINQADTEKPGPGLLAVYNLGNAYLQQDPKDLVNGIWFLTRAAQFAQPPYKDQIEKAAEYWYKKYHCAQTDTACQTNLDGYAQIQQLARTNLFPPADYKPVAAPPPPSPQDLAHQAVVSTPDLKTLALGDKEFILANGSPEDSGKVWDVLKGQTVEVPGTVISATADSVQLAVSDDAKQSQKADFTINMKTPLKEVPQPNTQVTYIATFDSYTQNPLMITMKDGELPAPAKKTPARRATTTHRTRQ; encoded by the coding sequence ATGAAGAAGGTCGTATTTGCTTCAGTCTTGGCCGTCACCGCCGGGGCAGCGCCGCTCGTCCCTGCAGCTCTGGCTCTCGATGATGGCCAGAGTCAGGGTGCGCAGCAGGGGCAAACCATCACCATCAAAGACCCGGCTGAGTACAATGCCTACACCAATGCGATGGGCCAGTCGTCTCCCGCAGCAAAGGCCGCAGCCATTGAGCAGTTTCTGCAACAGTATCCGAACAGCGTGGTTAAAGAAGAGATGCTGGAGCAGCTTATGGCCGCCTACCAGCAGACTGGCGACGCCAACAAAACCCTTGATGCGGCCAAGCGTCTGCTGGCAGTCAACCCCAATAACCTTCGTGCTCTGTTTTTTGTCGCCTATATCGAGAAGCAGACGGCCAACGGTGATCAGTCGAAGCTCGATGACGCGGCAGCCAAGGCCCAGGCTGGCCTGAATGCTCCCAAGCCGGCAAGCATGTCGGATGCGGATTATCAGAAGCTGAAGGCGACCACTACGCCGGTCTTTGAAGACATCATTGGCGCTGATGATGTGGCCAAAAAAGATTACAAAGGCGCCATCGATGCCTACACGGCCGAATTAAAGGCCATAAACCAGGCGGACACAGAAAAGCCCGGCCCCGGTCTGCTGGCTGTCTACAATCTGGGAAATGCCTACCTTCAGCAGGACCCGAAGGACCTGGTCAACGGCATCTGGTTCCTCACACGTGCCGCCCAGTTCGCCCAGCCGCCCTATAAAGACCAGATTGAAAAGGCTGCCGAATACTGGTATAAGAAATACCACTGCGCCCAGACCGACACGGCCTGCCAGACCAATCTGGATGGATATGCGCAGATCCAGCAGCTTGCCCGCACCAATCTCTTTCCGCCGGCTGATTATAAGCCTGTAGCAGCGCCTCCGCCGCCATCACCACAGGACCTGGCGCACCAGGCTGTTGTCAGCACACCTGACCTGAAGACGCTGGCCCTCGGCGACAAGGAGTTCATCCTGGCCAATGGCTCGCCGGAAGATTCAGGAAAGGTCTGGGACGTCTTGAAAGGCCAGACCGTGGAGGTCCCGGGCACGGTCATCTCTGCTACGGCCGATTCGGTCCAACTCGCAGTTTCCGATGATGCCAAGCAGTCACAAAAAGCGGACTTCACCATCAACATGAAGACGCCGCTCAAGGAAGTGCCGCAACCCAACACGCAGGTGACCTATATTGCCACCTTTGACTCCTACACGCAGAATCCGTTGATGATCACCATGAAGGATGGTGAGCTTCCGGCCCCTGCGAAAAAGACCCCCGCGCGGCGGGCCACGACCACCCACCGGACACGCCAGTAG
- a CDS encoding ROK family protein: protein MSSFSIGVDLGGTNLRIAAYNRASGILETILLPTRLAAGRHAVVEDICTGIRGLLERWSGEYSLTGIGIGTPGPLELPAGRLHSPPNLPGWDGFGLRNEIEACLGMPVIVESDANVAALAECVLGSGRSLGLDSLCMLTLGTGIGNGIILEGKVWHGANGMAGEAGHLTIDPDGPACGCGSYGCLEAYASATAVRRIALEAAAAGRAPGIAALAGRNPEFTTLDLSDLAEQGDADAKRIFEDVGRALGIGIADLVNTLNLPLYVVGGGLANAWRLFAPTLLAEVRRRSYVYRLTEPGSSVLDSGASEGTRIMAAELGADSGLLGACILPYTMSKTKQDGLEARSSRRA, encoded by the coding sequence ATGAGTTCTTTTTCGATTGGTGTGGACCTAGGTGGCACGAACCTTCGCATTGCGGCCTACAACCGCGCATCCGGTATTCTTGAGACCATCCTTCTGCCGACGCGGTTAGCGGCGGGCCGCCACGCAGTGGTGGAAGACATCTGCACCGGGATCCGTGGGCTGCTGGAAAGGTGGTCCGGAGAGTACAGTCTGACCGGGATTGGGATTGGTACACCGGGGCCGCTGGAGCTGCCGGCGGGCCGCCTGCACAGTCCCCCGAATCTTCCAGGCTGGGACGGTTTTGGCCTGCGCAACGAAATTGAAGCTTGTTTGGGAATGCCGGTCATTGTGGAAAGCGACGCCAATGTCGCCGCGCTGGCGGAGTGCGTGCTCGGCAGCGGGCGGAGCCTGGGACTGGACTCGCTTTGCATGTTGACGCTGGGGACGGGTATTGGCAACGGCATCATTCTCGAAGGCAAGGTCTGGCATGGTGCCAATGGCATGGCCGGGGAGGCCGGACATCTCACCATTGATCCGGATGGGCCAGCCTGCGGCTGCGGCAGCTATGGCTGCCTGGAAGCATATGCCTCGGCCACTGCCGTCAGGCGGATTGCTCTGGAAGCGGCTGCTGCAGGAAGGGCGCCGGGGATTGCGGCGCTGGCTGGGCGAAATCCCGAGTTCACCACTCTTGACCTGTCGGATTTGGCAGAGCAGGGGGACGCCGACGCAAAGCGTATTTTTGAAGATGTGGGAAGGGCCCTTGGCATTGGGATTGCGGATCTGGTAAATACCCTGAATCTCCCGCTTTATGTCGTGGGCGGAGGGCTAGCAAATGCCTGGAGGCTTTTCGCTCCTACGCTGTTGGCTGAGGTGCGTCGCCGGAGCTACGTCTACCGTTTAACCGAGCCGGGAAGCTCGGTGCTGGACAGCGGGGCCTCCGAGGGCACACGTATTATGGCTGCAGAACTAGGCGCGGATTCCGGGCTGCTGGGGGCCTGCATCCTGCCCTACACGATGAGCAAAACAAAGCAAGACGGACTGGAAGCAAGATCAAGTCGGCGGGCATGA